A window from Chelmon rostratus isolate fCheRos1 chromosome 13, fCheRos1.pri, whole genome shotgun sequence encodes these proteins:
- the LOC121616388 gene encoding FAST kinase domain-containing protein 5, mitochondrial produces MATCVLCRRVPRLRCLPGLRKDFMQAQHTCVKQVDENDDQEGKTGVLQHQKASLREGYRLYYNPSSYHSVRYPATSRSQTDNDVDECPSMLVPSFWQQSNRYSVSCSRHLSSAKNTLLDLAFNKGPKPEMPSASLYHGNPVPADVKVDTRAFLKCRPEYASTTLDRTQWRHTIEWKEAMTLLQKVAVLKSSMKPSDVSQFLVDLSHFHPDKISLVTNDQRFNMLLRYSVEHLCHFTPPQLLEVLQAFVWLDIPSSHTVLGLYEAELSRRASQMSLHQLLLAADLWRCIGRQVPKFLQHLYNSVQLHCGQMGVPELVQLLYIIGEGRQCPTDLIRHVEKLLMLYLHQLYPEEVGAVCLSLFKSQTLISEDAVTRVVDKAHSFVEEMSDFAIVNVMKLQRFSYLYHRAWMEAMEREVPQRAHRMGVKGLMHVALGCSAHRYRSDKILMSIAERVPLLVPHCRSKDTSKLLWAFGTLGFLPVRSPSFYSSLTESLRQRKIEFHRYPEHLLTGLLGLAFVSLFPEDLIALALSPEFVNLALKSTELEMKKDLFTLDGTVALELPQWRGPRLSGELREEVTEMLWRFVQSDICQKPEIQMAESALQDLLGGEEFVCKRMILPHTRSIDLEVHLDSTGQPIPVIPATATLSPENSSSKFPSHQGWRRMNIGATITNELVAQLTNTKNTTEPLTPSPTVKPTSLHRLEPDEGESLFDTGIFLTSELTESLTRPSRLRSAPQDSKGTVKLAIQVTSRNHHCTHSKQLTGLHAMKRRQLKLAGYKVVELSYREWFPLLRKSRNERLAHLHCKVYNSLD; encoded by the coding sequence ATGGCTACCTGTGTGCTGTGTCGACGGGTGCCCAGGCTACGCTGCCTCCCGGGCTTAAGGAAGGATTTTATGCAGGCTCAGCACACATGTGTCAAACAAGTGGATGAGAACGATGATCAGGAGGGCAAGACAGGAGTACTGCAGCACCAGAAAGCCTCTCTCCGAGAGGGATACAGGCTGTATTACAACCCCAGCTCATATCACTCAGTGCGGTACCCTGCAACCTCCCGGAGCCAAACAGATAATGATGTGGATGAGTGTCCCTCCATGCTCGTGCCTTCCTTCTGGCAGCAGAGCAATCGCTACAGTGTGAGTTGCTCGCGGCATCTCTCCAGCGCGAAAAACACACTTCTTGACTTAGCTTTCAACAAAGGCCCTAAACCCGAGATGCCATCAGCGTCACTGTACCACGGAAACCCCGTACCGGCAGATGTTAAAGTAGATACACGTGCCTTCCTCAAATGCCGACCAGAGTATGCCTCCACCACCCTTGACCGCACCCAGTGGCGCCACACGATCGAATGGAAAGAGGCCATGACGCTGCTGCAGAAAGTGGCCGTTTTGAAGAGCAGCATGAAACCGTCTGATGTGTCTCAGTTTCTTGTGGACCTCAGCCACTTTCACCCAGACAAGATATCATTAGTGACGAATGACCAGCGCTTCAACATGCTGCTCCGATATTCTGTGGAACACCTTTGCCACTTTACTCCGcctcagctgctggaggtgCTGCAGGCGTTCGTGTGGCTGGACATCCCCTCCTCCCACACTGTTCTCGGACTGTATGAGGCTGAGCTGAGCCGCCGGGCCAGCCAGATGAGTCTGCACCAGTTGTTGTTGGCTGCTGACTTGTGGCGCTGTATTGGGAGGCAGGTCCCCAAGTTCTTACAGCACCTCTATAATTCAGTCCAACTACATTGCGGACAGATGGGGGTCCCTGAGCTGGTGCAGCTGTTGTATATAATAGGAGAGGGTAGGCAATGCCCAACAGACTTGATCCGTCATGTAGAGAAGCTTCTCATGCTTTATTTACACCAACTATACCCTGAAGAGGTTGGTGCTGTATGCTTAAGCCTCTTTAAATCCCAGACTTTAATATCTGAGGATGCAGTGACTCGTGTTGTTGATAAGGCACACTCTTTTGTGGAGGAGATGAGCGACTTTGCCATAGTGAATGTGATGAAATTACAGCGTTTCAGCTACTTGTATCACAGGGCGTGGATGGAGGCCATGGAGCGGGAGGTTCCTCAACGGGCCCACAGGATGGGTGTCAAGGGGTTAATGCATGTGGCACTGGGCTGTTCGGCACATCGTTACCGGAGTGATAAAATCCTAATGTCAATTGCTGAGAGAGTTCCCCTGCTGGTGCCACACTGCAGGAGTAAAGACACAAGCAAACTGCTGTGGGCCTTTGGCACATTAGGGTTTCTCCCAGTTCGGAGCCCAAGCTTCTACTCGAGCCTGACAGAGAGCCTGAGACAGAGGAAAATTGAATTCCACCGATACCCAGAGCATCTGCTTACTGGTCTTCTAGGCCTggcctttgtctctctgttccCAGAGGACCTGATTGCATTAGCTTTGAGTCCCGAATTTGTCAACTTAGCCCTGAAATCCACAGAGCTGGAGATGAAAAAAGACTTGTTCACTTTAGATGGAACTGTGGCTCTGGAGCTGCCCCAGTGGAGAGGCCCGCGGCTAAGCGGTGAACTcagagaggaggtgacagaAATGCTGTGGAGGTTTGTTCAGTCAGATATATGCCAGAAACCAGAAATTCAGATGGCGGAATCTGCTCTGCAAGATCTACTCGGAGGAGAGGAGTTTGTATGTAAGAGGATGATTCTGCCCCACACCCGATCCATCGACCTGGAAGTACATCTTGACTCCACCGGGCAGCCTATTCCTGTGATCCCAGCCACAGCCACCTTATCTCCAGAGAACAGTTCATCCAAATTTCCTTCTCATCAGGGTTGGAGGAGAATGAATATAGGAGCAACTATAACCAATGAACTTGTAGCACAGCTAACCAATaccaaaaacaccacagaacCTTTAACCCCATCTCCTACAGTTAAACCTACTTCTCTTCACAGATTAGAGCCTGATGAAGGTGAGAGCCTGTTTGACACGGGGATATTCCTGACCAGCGAGCTCACAGAAAGTCTCACCAGACCCAGTCGCCTGCGCTCAGCCCCGCAGGACTCTAAAGGCACAGTCAAACTTGCTATCCAGGTCACCAGCAGGAACCACCACTGCACCCACTCAAAGCAGCTGACGGGCCTTCATGCCATGAAGAGGAGGCAGTTGAAGTTGGCTGGCTACAAAGTTGTAGAGCTCAGCTATCGGGAATGGTTTCCTCTGCTGCGGAAAAGCAGGAATGAGAGGCTGGCACACCTGCACTGCAAAGTCTACAACAGTCTGGACTGA